A DNA window from Vigna angularis cultivar LongXiaoDou No.4 chromosome 1, ASM1680809v1, whole genome shotgun sequence contains the following coding sequences:
- the LOC108328532 gene encoding uncharacterized protein At1g76070, whose translation MKILSQIKAKLLKFVLKQPVGSVAFQNPNMSPAGNFSPRLGRSPPRRVSIVPMEIRRNRGSESISEREPSSPKVSCIGEVKGMKKRKVCVQKRVPTQEGDAAACHEKKKPLQWIFKGSSGERQKHSTTASVLEEKAPATAEEYPSLGTMKNFASGSGSLPRFEVTFIER comes from the coding sequence ATGAAGATACTGTCTCAAATCAAAGCCAAGTTGTTGAAGTTTGTGCTAAAGCAACCGGTAGGTTCAGTGGCCTTTCAAAACCCTAATATGAGTCCTGCAGGAAATTTCTCTCCAAGGTTAGGTCGGTCACCACCACGTAGAGTCTCGATTGTTCCAATGGAGATTCGAAGAAATCGTGGAAGCGAAAGCATCAGTGAACGAGAGCCTTCCTCCCCCAAGGTGTCTTGTATTGGTGAAGTGAAGGGCATGAAGAAGAGAAAGGTTTGTGTACAGAAAAGGGTTCCAACACAAGAGGGCGATGCTGCTGCATGTCATGAAAAGAAGAAACCTCTGCAATGGATTTTCAAGGGAAGTAGTGGTGAGAGACAAAAACATAGTACGACGGCTTCTGTGTTGGAAGAGAAAGCACCAGCAACCGCAGAGGAATATCCATCGTTGGGTACAATGAAAAATTTTGCCAGTGGCAGTGGATCATTGCCCCGTTTTGAGGTTACATTTATAGAAAGGTAG
- the LOC108338250 gene encoding pentatricopeptide repeat-containing protein At2g33760 — MRVLSRRVQQILRPKPHEDSFYYTDLLHLCKTTGNLKKAHAQVVVAGHEKDAFIATKLIDKYFLFSNLELACKVFDNLSEPDAFCRNVVIKGYANVGPFGEALNIYNAMRWRGISPNKYTYPFVLKACGADGASKKGQVIHGHTVKCGLDLDLFVGNSLVAFYVKCQEIEVSRKMFDGIPQRDIVTWNSMISGYVVNGYVNDAIQLFYDMLRDEGVVGPDQTTFATVLPAFAQVADIHAGYWIHRYIVKTGMELDSAVGTGLILLYSNCGFVSQARAIFDMISVRSVVAWSAIIRCYGTHGLVQQALTLFRQLVEAGLFPDDIVFLSLLSACSHAGLVEQGWQLFHSMETYGVGKREAHYACIVDMLGRAGDLEKAVEFIQSMPVQPGKNVYGALLGACRIHKNMELAEMAAEKLFVLDPNNAGRYVILAQMYEEAGRWQDASKLRKVVKEKEIKKPIGYSSVELESGRKRFAVNDESHLNTTQIFQILLSLNRIMGKETHAT, encoded by the coding sequence ATGCGTGTCCTATCTCGTAGAGTGCAACAAATTTTGAGACCCAAACCTCACGAAGACTCGTTCTATTACACAGACCTGTTGCACCTTTGCAAAACCACCGGCAACCTTAAAAAGGCGCATGCCCAGGTTGTGGTCGCTGGCCACGAGAAAGACGCGTTCATTGCCACTAAGCTGATTGATAAGTACTTCCTCTTTTCCAACCTTGAACTCGCATGCAAGGTGTTTGACAATTTGTCGGAACCAGATGCTTTCTGTAGGAACGTGGTCATCAAGGGCTACGCTAACGTGGGTCCCTTCGGTGAAGCCTTGAACATTTATAATGCGATGCGTTGGCGGGGTATCTCCCCTAACAAGTATACTTACCCATTTGTTCTCAAGGCATGTGGCGCCGATGGAGCCTCTAAAAAGGGTCAAGTGATTCATGGGCACACTGTGAAGTGTGGATTGGACTTGGATTTGTTTGTGGGCAATTCCCTTGTCGCGTTTTACGTTAAGTGTCAAGAAATTGAAGTGTCCAGAAAAATGTTTGATGGAATTCCTCAACGAGATATTGTGACTTGGAACTCCATGATTTCGGGGTATGTTGTGAATGGTTATGTGAATGATGCTATTCAGCTCTTCTATGATATGTTAAGAGATGAAGGTGTTGTAGGTCCTGATCAGACCACATTTGCAACTGTTCTTCCTGCCTTTGCTCAGGTAGCAGATATTCATGCAGGGTATTGGATTCATCGTTATATTGTGAAGACAGGGATGGAACTCGATTCTGCAGTGGGAACTGGACTTATATTGTTGTACTCGAATTGTGGTTTCGTGAGCCAGGCGAGAGCTATCTTTGACATGATTTCTGTTAGGAGTGTTGTAGCGTGGAGTGCAATAATTAGGTGCTATGGGACACATGGTCTTGTTCAGCAGGCCCTCACTTTGTTCCGGCAATTGGTTGAGGCTGGGTTGTTCCCTGATGACATTgtgtttttgtctttgttatCTGCGTGCAGTCATGCAGGTTTGGTTGAGCAGGGCTGGCAACTTTTTCATAGCATGGAAACTTATGGAGTGGGGAAGAGGGAGGCACACTATGCTTGCATTGTGGATATGCTGGGGAGAGCTGGGGATCTGGAAAAAGCAGTGGAGTTTATTCAGTCTATGCCTGTCCAACCTGGGAAAAATGTTTATGGTGCATTGCTGGGGGCTTGCAGAATACACAAAAATATGGAGCTTGCTGAAATGGCTGCGGAGAAGTTGTTTGTCTTGGATCCGAACAATGCTGGGCGTTATGTGATTCTAGCACAGATGTATGAAGAGGCAGGGCGATGGCAGGATGCTTCCAAATTGAGGAAAGTAGTAAAGGAGAAAGAAATCAAGAAGCCAATTGGGTATAGCTCCGTAGAGTTGGAATCAGGTCGTAAAAGATTTGCGGTAAATGATGAGAGTCATTTAAATACGACACAGATCTTCCAGATCTTGCTTAGCTTAAATAGGATTATGGGTAAAGAAACTCACGCAACGTGA
- the LOC108328523 gene encoding ammonium transporter 2 member 3 gives MSASSYGFPIPASLLPSDASPEWNNKADNAWQLTAATLVGLQSVPGLVILYGSMVKRKWAVNSAFMALYAFACVLICWVSWAHGMAFGTELLPFVGKPNHALSGKFLLAKSSAGYFPMADFVFYQFAFAAITVVLLAGSLLGRMNFYAWMLFVPLWLTFSYTVGAFSIWDKYGFLEGKIIDYAGGFVIHLSSGIAGFTAAYWVGPRISYDRQNFPPNNIIHVLGGAGFLWMGWTGFNGGATFRVGEIASLAIFNTHLCTATSLLVWLTLDMIVYTKSSVIGAVQGMITGLVCITPGAGLVDSWAAVLMGALSGSIPWYTMMVLHKKSAFFQSVDDTLGVFHTHAVAGLLGGLLSGVFAKPRLLRIMYRDDQYGPGLIYSFSKGESVSEGFRQIWYQLLGAGFIIVWNVIVTSLVCVLISHIVDLRMQEEELEVGDDAAHGEEAYALWGDGERMRVPLRLHISPTIPSLCRRRFSIPLTRNQEE, from the exons ATGAGTGCAAGTTCTTATGGTTTCCCTATCCCAGCATCGCTTTTGCCAAGCGATGCATCTCCCGAGTGGAACAACAAAGCAGATAATGCATGGCAACTAACGGCAGCAACCTTAGTGGGCCTTCAGAGCGTTCCTGGGCTTGTGATCCTGTACGGCAGCATGGTTAAGAGAAAATGGGCTGTGAACTCAGCCTTCATGGCCCTGTACGCCTTTGCTTGTGTGCTCATTTGTTGGGTTTCATGGGCCCATGGCATGGCATTTGGGACTGAGCTTTTGCCATTCGTGGGAAAGCCCAACCACGCTCTGAGTGGGAAGTTTCTGCTTGCGAAGTCAAGTGCTGGGTACTTTCCAATGGCTGACTTCGTGTTCTATCAATTTGCTTTTGCCGCAATCACTGTTGTGTTGCTTGCAGGGTCTTTGCTGGGGAGAATGAACTTCTATGCGTGGATGTTGTTTGTTCCTTTGTGGCTTACCTTCTCTTACACTGTTGGTGCATTCAGCATATGGGACAAATATGGCTTCCTTGAGGgaaaaataatagattatgcTGGTGGCTTCGTCATTCATTTATCTTCTGGCATTGCAGGTTTCACAGCTGCTTATTGG GTTGGTCCAAGAATTTCATACGACAGGCAAAACTTTCCACCAAACAACATAATTCACGTGCTGGGAGGTGCAGGGTTTTTGTGGATGGGTTGGACAGGTTTTAACGGTGGAGCTACTTTCCGAGTGGGAGAAATTGCATCGTTGGCGATCTTCAACACCCATCTATGTACTGCAACAAGCCTACTGGTTTGGCTTACATTGGACATGATTGTATATACCAAGAGCTCAGTCATAGGAGCCGTACAGGGAATGATCACTGGCCTCGTCTGCATCACACCAGGTGCAG GCTTGGTGGATTCATGGGCAGCAGTATTGATGGGAGCTTTGTCTGGTTCCATTCCATGGTACACTATGATGGTGTTACACAAAAAATCAGCATTCTTTCAGAGTGTGGATGATACATTAGGAGTCTTTCACACTCATGCTGTGGCTGGTCTTCTTGGGGGTCTTCTTTCTGGCGTGTTTGCAAAACCCAGGCTTCTAAGAATAATGTATCGCGATGATCAGTATGGCCCAGGATTAATCTATAGTTTTTCTAAGGGGGAATCAGTGAGTGAAGGGTTTAGGCAAATATGGTACCAGTTACTTGGAGCAGGTTTTATTATTGTTTGGAATGTAATTGTTACTAGCCTGGTTTGTGTTCTTATAAGCCACATTGTGGATCTTAGGATGCAAGAAGAGGAGCTTGAGGTTGGTGATGATGCTGCTCATGGAGAAGAAGCATACGCATTGTGGGGTGATGGAGAGAGAATGAGAGTTCCTCTTCGTCTCCATATAAGTCCAACCATTCCTTCTCTGTGCCGGCGAAGGTTTTCTATTCCTCTCACCAGGAACCAAGAAGAGTAG